TATGATTTTTTCTGCTACCAATGTTGATTGCAAaccacaggattttaaaaaaaaccttcttcaGACTTCAAGTCTGGGTGCTTTCAGGTTTGCAGCTTTGGAACtagaaaaataaacaatggaataACTGAAACTCAGTATAAAATCAAACAGTCATTTACTATTTTTGTCTGTGAATAATGTATGTAAAATCAATTTTTGCTTGCTTATATTCTGAAAATAGTTTGAATAGCCTGCCTTGGAACCTTCATTAACTTCATGATCATCTCTGTTTAGTAGCTACCATCTATATATAAAATCCAGTTCTCAGGGTTCCATTTCTTAGCATATAGGTCAAAATTCTGTTTTATAAATGGCATCTGTAGCAGATTGCTACTAATCAAATATGTCCTTTATCAGCTTCAGGTGATACACACTGCAACAAGGCTATATGTACACTGAAAGTTAAAAGGAAGTCTTATCAGCAGCAATCTGCTATTAACTGATATTGCCACTGCATAGGCAAAACCAATTGGCCCTATAGATTACAGCCTTAGTTTAGCTgtgacatttttttcctccttggttTTCCAGTCTACATACCCTATATTTATCAGTGTTGTCAAACATACATTAATGCACATTGAGAAAcccacaaaaatgcaaaaaaatttaTTCACCATCATTGTCTTCATCTATTAGTTGAAATATTCTGTCACTTGCTTCCTCTGGGGTTGACCTTTGAGTATCCATATTTTTTGTCCATCCTTGTTTGACATTATAGACACTCTGGAAAAGATTGAATTATGGTTAAATATTTTACATGGATGACAGTTTGCAAAAAATGAGAGACAAGTCTATATTAAATGAGGATATAATATTCCataaaattattgttgtttttatccaGCTATTTGTCTGATTGAACAACAAATACATCATTGATATCTTTCAGCTGTACATGAAGACCAAGCCATCTCATACCTTGTTCTAATACTTGCcataatttagatttatttatttatttatttatttatttatttatttatttatttatttatttatttatttatttatttatttatttatttatttatttatttaaaatattttacctcacctttttatttagaaagacccaaggcagcttacataattacaagatagcatttaaagctaaaaataatgagtatacaaaggtagactacatcattaaaagacagtatttgaagTTAAAAACAATTAGTATGCAAAGGCTGCTTTCAtggttaaaatacaatatttaaaactaaaaataacaagtatacagatatttaaaaggaacaaacaaaactctcccctgagaaatggtaaacaaaccctgtactaaaaacacagtcaaagcagtaatgcataacaatccatttaaaaaaccctctcagaaaGCCAGTCACCAAGgcaaaacttgcctgaagagaaagctctttgcctgcttgcggaaagatagcaaagatggggccagaaaCATGGTTCCAAAGTCCAGgcgcagcaacagagaaggctctctcctgtgtccccaccaagtgcacctgtgaaagtggtggggctgagagaaaggcctctctcttGATTATTTTAACACCAGGGCAGGCTCATAATGTGAGATGCGatctttgagatagtttggatgcaagtcatttagggctttataggtcaaaaacaacattttgaattgtgccctgtTCAACAATAGAGGAAGCCTCACAATTATGAAATCAAATTATGAAATTGAAAAAACATTCTTACCTTCACCATTTTCTGCAACTCAACCTTATTCAGAAATCCATTCCCATCAGTGTCAAATACTTTGAACAACCACTTCAGTTTGTGCTCAGGTTTGCCTCGTAGCAATAGATTTAAAACAGCAACATATTCCAAAAAGTCAATCCTGTTATCctgaaacatttaaagaaaaatgattATATGACTTATAATAGGAAgcataatgattttaaagaatgATCCCTGAACAGCAGagcacatttgatttttttaacaggGATCACAGAGCAGCAATTTCCATGATGTGAATGGCTTTCACCGACACTCTTGCATTTAACTCTCTCTGAAAGTAAAACTCACCCCATTCCTGTCAAACGATTTAAATGCACTCTCCGCATATTCAGATGCTTCACTTTGACTGGAAATGCCAAAAAACTGCTTAAATTCATGCAAATAGAGACCTCCACTGGGGCATTCTACAACAAACTTTTTATACATTTCCTGTAATTCTGCCACATCGATTTCCTTTATGTTGCAAGTGTAGTACTGTCCCATTCTTAAAGAACTGTATACACTTAAGAGGTTCCTAATACTTTATACGGATTCTGGTCTGGAATTGTAAGACACATATGGTTTATAAGCTACTTATTTAAACCAGAACAATAGAGTCCTTCTATAAGCCAGGCATAATGCTTTTCCTATTGTGTCTAAAGTCATGAATGTTTTATCTTAATAAGAATGGGTTTCACAACAAGCATATTTTAGAGCTCCAATAATTAACGTACACTTGTAAACCACATCACATTGTCCTTTCCCTACACAGACCTCTGAGGTGCTCTGCAAAAAGCAGGCAGATCTTTACAACAACTTTGCTATCCTGACATCGTGTATCCAAAAAATGGGGCAAGTCCACTTGACTACACCATTTGTCAATAGTAATACTCCTgttgtttgaagaagtggatgaaataattgaaatataacagtcttCAAAATGctatgttatttttgtttttaatttggtgtgctggtggacacaagtaatgcacattggggtaAAAAaccaaaactttagttatcagctaatggatTCTGAGCTATCCATGACAGACCAGGAActagatcttggtgtgctggtggacagttcGATTAAAGTATCAATCCAGtgggcagcagcagtgaagaagggcAATTCCATgttaggtatcattaaaagggggacagaaaataaaacagccaacatcctgatgccattgtacaaaacgctggtaaagCCTCACATGGAGTATTGTGTATAGCTCTGGTCGCCGCACCTCCAAAAAGACACTgtgaaactggaaaaggtgcagaagagagcaactaaaatgatgactgggggggggcacctcccttatgaggaaaagctacagtgtttggggctcaaaaggcacctgaggagggacatgattgagacgtataaaatcatttcactaaaaattgaggggtgtcttttacatggaagcaagctgaaaacacagagagaacaaaacagcccataccttgcttctgcaagcaggcttccttcagtaatgagccttatggaactgacatcagctgatgctgtacaaaccaatcgGAACACACTTCATTGGagatggagcctgtaggctcagattcaagcTCAACGGGGACTCCTAATGTgggagcgttctgagcccagaggctgaatactcaaagctaagttttcttaatttttggttagaaaagggggggggcgtcttataaacGGGAAAATCTTATAAATGGAGAAATACAGTTCagtagttgtctcgtgtgcttccagaggcatctggtagggccactgtgagatacagaaagctggactagatgggtccttggcctgctccagcagggctcttcttatgttcacaTGTAATTCATTGTGGTGTCTGCATATATTTCTGGTAAATTGTTTGTAAACATATGAAGGGACAACACAATATCCAGCACATCAACACaccactttattttatttggacttataccctgcccctctagacaatgtctactcggggcggcttacatgagagataaaatacaataaaataacataacataCATAATGATAAAAACCCACTAactgatacatacatacattgtcAAGATGGAATAATTGAGAACaaagatcagttaattgactggagagaaggcctgcctaaaaagagccaagttttaaaatggcttttaaaaacacccagcaagggagccaggcggatttccattgggagagtgttccacagccgaagggccactgctgagaaggcccggtttcttgttctttccttccggacctctctcaGCATAAGgtccctcagccatccctgctggctttgttgagtgattcgggtagatctgggagGGAGAAGGCGATCTCCCCGAgaacgaggtcccaaaccgtttagggctttatacgtcatcgtttatactttgaaatcaatgtgaaaacaaatgggcaaccagtgcaaagcagccagggtgggggagatatgctgatatttcctgaccccactaaggagcctggctgccgcagttttgcaccatttgaagtttccgcatcaatcccaaaggcagccccatgtatgcatttttcctccacttccttttcttcccctgcCTCTTCTCACAGCCTTGTAGATGTACCTTTAGAATTTCCCTTTAAAGAAACTCCCATGCAGCTTGGACTCGTTTTCCTGTTGAGCTCTCCTGTCATGAGATCCTAATTaccattgttctgagtttattattattggctttcctaaaatgtggcgctgtgggttaaaccgcagaagcctctgtgctgtaaggccTATAGATCTGCAACTGTAAGATAAAATCCACGTGACgcagtgagcgcccgtcgcttgtcccagctcccaccaacctagcaatttgaaagcatgcaaatgcaggtagataaataggtaccaccaagaATTCCTTGGAGGGGACATATCTTGGCATTGAAATTCCCAGTACTACTACATAATTTCTCTTTCAAattattgcaatttgtttttcaaagattttATTCACATCTTCTCCTTTGTTAGGTGGTTGATAGTAGACTCTAACAACAATGTCCATTTTAGTTTTTCAACCCACTTTTACTAAACTAGATGCTTTTGATAGGACTACTACATCCATCTtcctgttttgctgttgtttacttaagtcatgtccaactcttcatgaccccatggaccagagcacgccaggtcctcctgtcttccactgcctccaagagttgagtcaaattcatgttggtagcttcgatgacactgtccagccatctcatcctctgttgtccccttctcctcttgacttcacactttcccaacatcatggtctattccagggaatcttctcatgagatggccaaagtattggagcctcagcttcaggatctgtccttccagtgagcattcagggttgatttcctccagaatgataggtttgttctctttgcagtccaggggactctcaagagtctccttcagcaccaaaatgcaaagtatcaattcttcggcggtcagccttctttatgtactagtgggagttctcgatccacataatgctgaagcctatcttggagaattttgagcataaccttgctagcgtgtgaaatgagtgcaattgtacagtagttggagcattctttgtcactgcccttctttgggattgggatgtagattgatcttttccaaacctctggccactgctgagttttccaaacttt
The Pogona vitticeps strain Pit_001003342236 chromosome 1, PviZW2.1, whole genome shotgun sequence genome window above contains:
- the LOC110073516 gene encoding guanylyl cyclase-activating protein 2; this translates as MGQYYTCNIKEIDVAELQEMYKKFVVECPSGGLYLHEFKQFFGISSQSEASEYAESAFKSFDRNGDNRIDFLEYVAVLNLLLRGKPEHKLKWLFKVFDTDGNGFLNKVELQKMVKSVYNVKQGWTKNMDTQRSTPEEASDRIFQLIDEDNDGKLSLKEFIDGVQRDDWMRKMLNIDINLTKWITEHRDKGKG